A window of Staphylococcus lloydii genomic DNA:
CAATTCCATTTCTTAGCAGTTACATTGATATTATTTATTTTTGTCAGTAACATGCTCGGATTGCCATTTTCAGTAGTGACCGGCCATACATTATGGTGGAAATCACCTACTGCAGATGCAACGGTGACTCTAACGCTTTCAACACTCATAATATTGTTGACGCATTATTATGGTATTAAAATGAGAGGAACCAAAAACTATTTTGGTAATTATACGAAGCCATTATTCTTGTTACCCATTAACGTGTTCGAAGAGTTTACTTCAACGTTGACGCTTGGTCTACGTTTATACGGTAATATTTATGCAGGTGAGTTATTACTTACTTTACTTTCAGGGTTAGTAGTAAATCATATTGCATGGGGTTGGATTATTGGCTTGCCAGGATTAGTAGTTTGGCAAGGATTCTCAATCTTTATTGGTACCATCCAAGCATATATATTTATAATGCTTTCAATGGTTTACATGTCACATAAAGTACAAAGTGACCATTAATTCAGTTATTAAACAATTTAAACAAAATTTAGGAGGATTTATAAATGAATTTAATCGCAGCAGCAATCGCAATTGGTTTATCAGCATTAGGCGCAGGTATCGGTAACGGTCTTATCGTTTCAAGAACAGTAGAAGGTGTTGCACGTCAACCAGAAGCTCGTGGACAATTAATGTCAATTATGTTTATCGGTATTGGTTTAGTTGAGGCATTACCTATCCTTGGTCTTGTAATTTCATTCATCGTAATGTTCATGTAATTACACTTAAATAGGCGAAGTCGTTACGACTTTGCCCTTCGTTTTACTATTAAGCAATTGGTTATAATGGATGAAAGGAGTGTAAGGCTAAGTGACTGCTACGACAAATATGTTCGTACTTGGTGCAGCTGAAGCACATGGCGTTCAGTGGGGAACTATTTTTGTTACTGCAATAACGTTTCTTGTTTTATTAGCATTATTAAAGAAATATGCATGGGGTCCATTAAAAGAAGTAATGGATAAACGTGAACGTGACATTAATAAAGACATTGACGACGCTGAACAAGCTAAGTTGAATGCACAAAAGTTAGAAGAACAAAACAAACAAACGTTAAAAGAAACTCAAGATGAGGTTCATCGTATGATTGAAGAAGCTAAAGTACAAGCACGTCAACAACATGAAGAAATTATTCATGAAGCTAATGTACGTGCGAACGGAATGATTGAAACAGCTCAAAACGAAATTAATAGTGAAAAAGAACGCGCAATCGCGGATATTAATAATCAAGTTTCAGATTTATCTGTACTTATTGCTTCAAAAGTATTACAAAAAGAAATCAGCGAACAAGATCAAAAAGCATTAGTTGAAAAGTACATTAAAGAGGCAGGGGATAAATAATGGCGAAAGTAGCAATGAAATACGCTAAAGCTTTATTTGATGCCTCTCTAGATGCTAATAGCTTGGATGTCGTTTATGAAGAATTTTCTGAGGTTGAAAAAGGTGTTTCTTCTGAAATCCATGGTTTAAAAGAGTTAGACCTAGACCCTAAAAAAAATAAAGAACAACGCGTTCAATTTGCTGAAAAAGTGTTTGCAAGTGCCAATGATTATTTATTAAATATGTTAAAAGTACTTGCTTCAAATAGACATCTTGGAATGATTAGTGATGTTTATAATTCATTTAATCATCTATACAATAAACACAATAACCGAGATTACGCAGTTGTAGAATCTGTATATGCTTTATCAAATGATGAATTAGATGAAATCGGAAAAATAATAATACAGCAAACGAAATTATCTAAAGTCTTACTTAAAAACGAAATCAACAACGAACTAATTGGTGGTCTTCGTGTGAAAGTTGGTACTAAGGTAATGGATGCGAGTGTTCAAAACGATTTAGCTCAATTAGAGAAGAAATTTAAAAGAGCGCATTAATTAATAATAAAGGAGTGACATAGATGGCCATTAAAGCTGAAGAAATCAGCGCATTACTACGCTCACAAATTGAAAATTATGAGTCGGAAATGTCTGTAACTGATGTAGGTACAGTTTTACAAATTGGTGACGGCATTGCGTTAATTCATGGTTTAAACGATGTAATGGCTGGAGAGCTAATTGAATTTAAAACCGGCGTATTAGGCTTAGCTCAAAACTTAGAAGAATCAAACGTTGGTGTCGTTATTTTAGGACCATACGACGACATTAAAGAAGGCGACGAAGTTAAACGTACTGGTCGTATTATGGAAGTACCTGTTGGTAACGAATTAATAGGGCGAGTAGTTAACCCATTAGGACAACCAATCGATGGTCAAGGTCCAATCCATACTACAAAAACAAGACCTGTTGAGAAAAAAGCAACAGGCGTAA
This region includes:
- the atpE gene encoding F0F1 ATP synthase subunit C, producing the protein MNLIAAAIAIGLSALGAGIGNGLIVSRTVEGVARQPEARGQLMSIMFIGIGLVEALPILGLVISFIVMFM
- a CDS encoding F0F1 ATP synthase subunit B yields the protein MTATTNMFVLGAAEAHGVQWGTIFVTAITFLVLLALLKKYAWGPLKEVMDKRERDINKDIDDAEQAKLNAQKLEEQNKQTLKETQDEVHRMIEEAKVQARQQHEEIIHEANVRANGMIETAQNEINSEKERAIADINNQVSDLSVLIASKVLQKEISEQDQKALVEKYIKEAGDK
- the atpB gene encoding F0F1 ATP synthase subunit A, which produces MQHDHPLVSWKVFGLDIVFNLASIMMLIITAVIVFVVAIICTRNLQKRPTGKQNFIEWVFDFVRGIISSNMSWSKGGQFHFLAVTLILFIFVSNMLGLPFSVVTGHTLWWKSPTADATVTLTLSTLIILLTHYYGIKMRGTKNYFGNYTKPLFLLPINVFEEFTSTLTLGLRLYGNIYAGELLLTLLSGLVVNHIAWGWIIGLPGLVVWQGFSIFIGTIQAYIFIMLSMVYMSHKVQSDH
- a CDS encoding F0F1 ATP synthase subunit delta, producing MAKVAMKYAKALFDASLDANSLDVVYEEFSEVEKGVSSEIHGLKELDLDPKKNKEQRVQFAEKVFASANDYLLNMLKVLASNRHLGMISDVYNSFNHLYNKHNNRDYAVVESVYALSNDELDEIGKIIIQQTKLSKVLLKNEINNELIGGLRVKVGTKVMDASVQNDLAQLEKKFKRAH